TCGGCCCCGGATGGGAAGACACCCTGATCGAGGCGTACGGCGTCGAGCCCGATCGCGAGCGGCTCGCCTACTACCGAGACCTCTGGAACGAGACGTGAGTGTGACGCCTCCCGCGAGGCCGCGGGTGCTCGGCCCCGTCATCGACGACATGACCCGCTGCGTGCACTATCGGGGCGCGACCGACATCATCGCCATCCGTTTCGCGTGCTGCGGCGAGTACTACCCCTGCCATCAGTGTCACGAGGAGGCCGCGGGGCATCCGGCCCAGCAATGGGCGACGAATCAGCACCACAGGGAGGCGATCCTCTGCGGCGCGTGCGGTCACCAGCTCACGATCACCGAGTACTTCGCCGCCACCGCCTGTCCGCGATGCGCGGCACTCTTCAACGAGGGATGCGCGTTGCACCGCGACCACTACTTCGAGCCGGATCCGGGCTAGCTCCAGACGAAGCGGAAGGTTCCTGCGGCCACCGCCGCCGTGAGCGCGAGCGCCATGATCGCGA
The sequence above is drawn from the Candidatus Microbacterium colombiense genome and encodes:
- a CDS encoding CHY zinc finger protein; this translates as MSVTPPARPRVLGPVIDDMTRCVHYRGATDIIAIRFACCGEYYPCHQCHEEAAGHPAQQWATNQHHREAILCGACGHQLTITEYFAATACPRCAALFNEGCALHRDHYFEPDPG